The nucleotide sequence AATTTTAATCGTGCCTTTTATTTGTTTCATACTACCAATCCCCTAAGGTTTTATTAAAAATGTCTTGTGCAATTTTTTTGTTCAGCTCTGCATTGAGCGTAGATTGTATGTCCACCAAGTTAGCAGTAGAAGGAAAGTCTACAAAGTTAGAGAATTCAAATTCGTAGTTTTTAGTTTCATCGTATTTATGGGTAAAAGTAATTTTGACGTTCATAGTTAAGCGGTTTTGGCTTGCGGTCTGCGAACCTTGAATGGCAATAGGAGTGATATAGTACCGTGTAATTACACCTGAAAAATGAAAATCACCATCTTTATTGACAGATTTGAGAGAAGTTTGGCGTAAAAATGCTTCACGAATAGCTTCGGTAAGCTCAAAATTAAGGGCAGGTACAATGACCTCTGCTTGGTTTTGTATAGTTTCAATAGAAAGCGTTTTGACGCGGCTATCTATCGTTTTGG is from Bacteroidia bacterium and encodes:
- the lptE gene encoding LPS assembly lipoprotein LptE; this translates as MEEVSLGAVYMLNGRIKTQFLFSIPILIKLSLTSFLTGCCYSFTSKTIDSRVKTLSIETIQNQAEVIVPALNFELTEAIREAFLRQTSLKSVNKDGDFHFSGVITRYYITPIAIQGSQTASQNRLTMNVKITFTHKYDETKNYEFEFSNFVDFPSTANLVDIQSTLNAELNKKIAQDIFNKTLGDW